A region of Ignatzschineria larvae DSM 13226 DNA encodes the following proteins:
- a CDS encoding Smr/MutS family protein: protein MAISDEDKALFRATIGRVKRVTNPREKVQHPRPKRPIIIHKPLREEMILQDLMSDDPTWIETDIETEMRFRRDGVSPRILRKLVQGDFSPEASIDLHGLTASQARDALQEFLYFALKQNLFCIKIVHGQGHSSQGDPIIRGLIARWLPLQADILAFANPPQRYGGRGVTLCVLKSQDPFGKFD from the coding sequence ATGGCGATTAGCGATGAGGATAAAGCCCTGTTCCGGGCAACAATTGGGCGGGTAAAGCGGGTAACAAATCCTAGGGAAAAAGTGCAACACCCAAGACCTAAGCGCCCGATTATTATCCATAAACCCTTGCGAGAAGAGATGATACTGCAGGATCTGATGAGCGATGACCCCACTTGGATTGAGACCGATATTGAGACCGAGATGCGTTTTCGCCGAGATGGAGTATCGCCTAGGATTTTACGTAAATTGGTGCAAGGGGATTTTTCGCCGGAAGCGAGTATTGATCTACACGGATTAACGGCAAGCCAAGCGCGAGATGCGTTGCAGGAGTTTCTCTATTTTGCGCTCAAACAGAATCTTTTCTGTATCAAGATTGTCCACGGACAAGGGCACTCTTCGCAGGGAGACCCGATTATCCGCGGGTTAATTGCACGTTGGTTACCGTTACAGGCGGATATTTTAGCTTTTGCCAATCCACCGCAGCGATATGGTGGAAGAGGTGTCACGCTCTGTGTTCTTAAATCACAAGATCCTTTTGGAAAATTTGATTAA
- the rlmB gene encoding 23S rRNA (guanosine(2251)-2'-O)-methyltransferase RlmB has protein sequence MAQEWIYGFHAVEAAIREDRVIRVMLDPSRKDKRMQEFYLLAEQFHIKVERVDSATLDQQMPDSRHQGVLALIEVRAPEGEEFLYKLLDEIDQAGEHPFLLILDEVQDPHNVGACLRSAEAFGVDAVIVPKDNACSLTPIVRKVSSGSSERVPFIEVTNLSRMLEKIKARGIWVSGLAGGGDTTIFTADFRGPLAIVMGSEGSGMRRLTEKNCDFIVKIPMEGEIESLNVSVATGVTLAEAYRQRHFGK, from the coding sequence ATGGCACAAGAGTGGATTTATGGATTTCACGCAGTAGAAGCGGCAATTAGAGAAGATCGAGTGATTCGAGTGATGCTTGATCCAAGCCGTAAAGATAAGCGAATGCAGGAATTTTATCTTTTAGCAGAACAATTCCATATTAAAGTAGAACGTGTTGATAGTGCGACACTTGACCAACAGATGCCTGATAGCCGCCATCAAGGCGTGCTTGCGCTGATTGAAGTCCGTGCGCCGGAGGGAGAAGAATTCCTCTATAAACTGCTCGATGAGATTGATCAAGCAGGGGAGCATCCTTTTCTCTTGATCTTAGATGAAGTCCAAGATCCCCATAATGTGGGGGCTTGTCTACGCAGTGCCGAAGCCTTTGGTGTAGATGCGGTGATTGTGCCGAAAGATAATGCCTGTTCTTTAACGCCGATTGTGCGTAAAGTATCGAGTGGTAGCTCTGAGCGAGTCCCTTTTATTGAAGTGACGAATCTTTCTCGAATGTTAGAGAAGATCAAAGCGCGTGGTATTTGGGTTTCAGGGCTTGCCGGCGGAGGGGATACGACCATTTTCACTGCAGATTTTCGAGGACCATTAGCGATTGTAATGGGCTCAGAAGGATCAGGAATGCGTCGTTTAACTGAGAAGAATTGTGATTTTATCGTGAAGATCCCGATGGAAGGAGAGATCGAAAGTCTTAATGTTTCAGTGGCAACGGGCGTCACATTAGCCGAAGCTTATCGTCAACGTCATTTTGGGAAATAG
- a CDS encoding cytochrome ubiquinol oxidase subunit I gives MELDPIVLARIQFAINITFHIIFPSINIALAWILLFFKLRYEKTNNQQWLNAYNFWVKIFALSFAIGVVTGVTMSFQFGTNWPGFMEHVGNIAGPLLGYEVLTAFFLEATFLGVMLFGQKRVSPFIHNLATFLVAVGTTLSAFWIIALNSWMQTPAGYEMIDGVAHVTSWWDAIFTPSLLTRLAHMLLASGLTAAFLVAGISAYKIMKGDPSEASRKALNVGVIVAAILIPIQIFIGDQSGLLVLKHQPDKLAAIEAIWDTEAPVAFNVIAFPNEETRSNDFALSIPHLGSLILTHSWDGEVRGLNEFKEHPPVAIVFWSFRIMVGIGLLMLLTSWIGAVQLMRRKEIGRKMIRVFFMMTFSGWVAVIFGWYTTEIGRQPWIVYDLIKTADAVAPHGVSVMIPSLLIYSLIYLFVLVSYLSVLFYMINKTVKRNIAAEQQGA, from the coding sequence ATGGAACTCGATCCTATAGTACTCGCGCGAATACAGTTCGCCATTAACATTACGTTTCACATTATCTTTCCTAGTATCAACATTGCACTTGCCTGGATATTGCTCTTCTTTAAACTGCGTTATGAGAAGACCAATAATCAGCAATGGCTCAATGCTTACAACTTCTGGGTTAAAATCTTTGCTCTAAGCTTTGCCATCGGCGTTGTTACCGGGGTCACTATGAGCTTCCAATTTGGTACTAACTGGCCTGGATTTATGGAACACGTGGGCAATATCGCAGGTCCATTATTAGGCTATGAAGTACTCACTGCATTCTTCCTAGAAGCAACATTCCTTGGGGTGATGCTCTTTGGGCAGAAACGTGTATCTCCTTTTATTCACAATCTTGCGACTTTCTTAGTGGCGGTGGGGACTACGCTTTCTGCTTTCTGGATTATTGCACTCAACTCTTGGATGCAAACTCCCGCAGGCTATGAGATGATCGATGGTGTTGCACACGTGACGAGCTGGTGGGATGCGATCTTTACCCCTTCTCTCTTAACTCGCCTTGCCCATATGTTACTCGCTTCAGGCTTAACCGCTGCATTCTTAGTGGCAGGGATTTCTGCCTATAAGATTATGAAAGGCGACCCTTCAGAAGCAAGTCGTAAAGCGCTGAATGTGGGTGTGATTGTGGCCGCTATCTTAATCCCTATTCAAATCTTTATTGGCGACCAATCAGGGCTTTTAGTCTTAAAACATCAGCCCGATAAATTAGCCGCGATTGAAGCCATTTGGGATACCGAAGCGCCTGTTGCCTTTAATGTGATCGCCTTCCCGAATGAAGAGACTCGCAGTAATGACTTTGCCCTGTCTATCCCCCATTTAGGAAGCTTAATTCTCACCCATAGTTGGGATGGGGAAGTTCGTGGATTGAATGAGTTTAAAGAGCATCCGCCGGTTGCGATTGTCTTCTGGAGCTTTAGAATCATGGTGGGTATTGGTTTATTAATGCTCCTCACCTCTTGGATCGGTGCTGTGCAGCTCATGCGCCGGAAAGAGATTGGTCGGAAGATGATTCGTGTCTTCTTTATGATGACCTTCTCAGGTTGGGTTGCGGTTATCTTTGGCTGGTACACTACTGAAATTGGGCGTCAACCTTGGATCGTTTACGACCTCATTAAGACAGCAGATGCGGTTGCACCCCATGGCGTTTCAGTCATGATTCCCTCGTTACTGATCTATTCTTTAATTTATCTATTTGTCCTCGTCAGCTACTTATCAGTCCTCTTCTACATGATTAATAAGACTGTTAAGCGCAATATTGCTGCAGAACAACAAGGAGCGTAA
- the recB gene encoding exodeoxyribonuclease V subunit beta yields MSFDTTHAYQVLDPQTVPITGNMMIEASAGTGKTYTITLLVLRLLLGLNQGAQTACISSDNDFFTTDENEKALNSARKLPEILIVTFTNAATAELKERIYSKIVELKESFFLYTDILMQKEPIDILPDPALQPLIEVFIAMREEMGVTPVEAIGEAIALLTDAEGAIDQASIFTIHAFSQRLLKENALDLGQSFHFELSQDLSALYREAVYHFWREECYPLDLRLSQVVQHLYGVPIDSSIYGSTNLLGLIRPLIEDPSLIENDHFETTSLKKLLSEKLGLIDDIKARCLTFTETDFRNLIDEVGLKKASYKTNLVTKYHEEMQTWARSDAQGGFSSLEKFTLKYMESRLQPEGDLRRMKPAHWDLFEDLAKLDQDRPKLLHYAAYKVVRIIQQLKRSESVLGFSDLLTELNEQTKSLSTQFIESLHLRYRVVLIDEFQDTDHLQLDTFRRLFFDYPEIPFVMIGDPKQSIYGFRGADINAYLSIKGDVDQIYTLNTNYRSGTLQVDAVNQLFGRRAKINPPFIYEQIPFITIGTPEKAKQTMLTGVTLDPAGMTLLDYQAPAFELKIDKKTKKEKLSQGTFQTRIAEVCAKMVVQLLNEGRLVTNEGEKAVAPEDITILVRSNREADYIQRAFRKAGLNSVYLSERNSVFDPEESIVGDLYLFLRSLVFRHERGALLQSLGSVLYGFSVTEYEEIKRDSAQFEALLVERNRLNEIWGRSGVLAMMRSFIVKDNRLGRLLALENGERLASDLFHLGELLQKESFNSKEALLLWLYEKMYGISPNSEAELRLESDFKTIQIMTIHKSKGLEFPIVFLPFGSFKSREQKSGVIVNSEAQDPTQKRRYIFEGTAEEEELQYFQQEALAEDLRLLYVALTRAKFHTFIGFSQQLADKALENSPLAYLMNITGDAQDFYANFNEALSYLPVTYEDLKAPLHYSALEEQPESQIPAQFTRKLGPLWRFTSFSNLSYQLKWNHFTPMLADEKEIESETDELTLLEEEWGTSDGALTDLSAIAESPIAETPMAESLFPKGAVTGNFIHLLLERFTPEELENPKLLERQVTRHFAHLVPEERLPGLVVELQHWLQHIFDASLPIESNLRQILSGSRNVKELEFMFPIRTLLTAQKLNAILNRYIPRTEAESLSFEEMRGFLRGFIDLFFEVDGRYYVADYKSNTLAPTKAGYDETAMLHSIKHAHYDLQYLIYTVAMVKFLQNQQPDFDYERDFGGVFYFYLRGMEAGDTTGIYYVKPDYSVIAELLALFGEAASEEVA; encoded by the coding sequence ATGTCGTTCGATACTACGCACGCTTATCAGGTTTTAGATCCGCAAACAGTGCCGATTACCGGCAATATGATGATTGAAGCGTCTGCAGGAACAGGGAAAACGTATACGATTACGCTCTTAGTGTTACGTCTATTATTGGGGTTAAATCAAGGTGCTCAAACCGCTTGCATATCGTCTGATAACGATTTTTTTACCACAGATGAGAATGAAAAAGCGCTCAATAGTGCACGCAAGTTGCCGGAGATATTGATCGTTACCTTTACAAATGCGGCGACGGCGGAGTTGAAAGAGCGGATCTATAGCAAAATTGTGGAGTTAAAAGAGAGCTTTTTCCTCTATACCGATATCTTAATGCAAAAAGAGCCTATCGATATTTTGCCTGATCCGGCGTTACAGCCTCTCATCGAAGTATTTATTGCGATGCGTGAAGAGATGGGGGTGACACCAGTCGAGGCCATTGGAGAGGCCATTGCGCTCTTAACGGATGCTGAAGGGGCGATTGATCAGGCTTCTATCTTCACAATCCACGCTTTCTCACAACGCCTACTGAAAGAGAATGCGCTTGACCTTGGGCAATCATTCCATTTTGAGCTATCGCAAGATCTCTCTGCGCTCTATCGGGAAGCGGTTTACCATTTTTGGCGAGAAGAGTGTTATCCCCTTGATCTACGATTATCACAAGTTGTGCAACATCTTTATGGTGTACCGATTGATAGTTCGATCTACGGTTCTACCAATTTATTAGGCTTAATTCGGCCCTTAATTGAAGATCCCTCATTAATTGAGAATGATCATTTTGAAACAACATCACTCAAAAAACTTTTAAGTGAAAAATTGGGGCTGATTGATGATATTAAGGCGCGTTGTTTAACCTTTACAGAAACAGATTTTCGGAATCTGATTGATGAAGTGGGCTTAAAAAAGGCCTCTTACAAGACGAATCTTGTGACTAAGTATCACGAGGAGATGCAGACTTGGGCGCGTAGCGATGCGCAAGGGGGATTTAGTAGTCTTGAGAAATTTACCCTTAAATATATGGAGAGTCGCCTGCAGCCGGAGGGCGATCTTCGGCGGATGAAGCCAGCGCATTGGGATCTCTTTGAGGATCTTGCTAAGCTTGATCAAGATCGACCTAAGTTACTACATTATGCCGCTTATAAGGTTGTTCGTATTATTCAACAGCTTAAAAGGTCAGAATCGGTGCTCGGTTTTAGCGATCTCTTAACGGAGCTTAACGAGCAGACGAAGTCGCTCTCAACACAATTTATCGAATCACTACATCTGCGATATCGGGTGGTCTTAATTGATGAATTTCAGGATACCGATCATCTGCAACTCGATACCTTTCGTCGGCTCTTTTTCGATTATCCTGAGATCCCTTTTGTAATGATTGGTGATCCGAAACAGTCGATTTATGGCTTTCGGGGCGCGGATATTAATGCGTATTTGAGCATTAAAGGGGATGTGGATCAGATCTATACGCTTAACACCAATTATCGCTCGGGAACCTTGCAGGTTGATGCGGTGAATCAGCTCTTTGGCCGGCGTGCGAAGATCAATCCGCCTTTTATCTATGAGCAGATTCCTTTTATTACCATTGGTACGCCGGAAAAGGCGAAGCAGACAATGTTGACTGGCGTGACGCTTGATCCTGCCGGTATGACACTGCTTGATTATCAAGCGCCGGCATTTGAGTTAAAAATAGATAAGAAGACTAAAAAGGAGAAGCTCTCTCAAGGAACATTCCAAACCCGTATTGCTGAAGTGTGCGCCAAAATGGTAGTACAACTGCTTAATGAGGGGCGATTAGTCACAAACGAAGGAGAGAAAGCAGTTGCGCCGGAAGATATTACAATCCTAGTGCGCAGTAATCGTGAGGCGGATTATATTCAGCGGGCTTTTCGTAAAGCGGGCTTAAATAGTGTTTATCTCTCTGAGCGAAACTCTGTTTTTGATCCTGAAGAGAGTATTGTCGGCGATCTCTATCTCTTTTTACGAAGCTTAGTCTTCCGCCACGAGCGAGGAGCATTACTGCAATCCTTGGGCTCGGTGCTCTATGGTTTCTCAGTGACTGAATATGAGGAGATTAAGCGAGATTCAGCGCAATTTGAAGCGCTACTTGTGGAGCGTAATCGCTTAAATGAGATATGGGGTCGAAGTGGTGTATTGGCGATGATGCGTAGTTTCATTGTGAAGGATAATCGTTTAGGGCGCTTATTAGCTTTGGAAAATGGTGAGCGCTTAGCGAGCGACCTCTTTCATCTTGGGGAATTACTGCAGAAAGAGTCCTTTAACAGTAAAGAGGCACTATTATTGTGGCTCTATGAAAAGATGTATGGCATTAGCCCGAATAGTGAGGCGGAGCTTCGTTTAGAGAGTGATTTTAAAACGATTCAGATTATGACGATTCATAAATCTAAAGGGTTAGAGTTTCCAATCGTATTTTTACCGTTTGGCAGTTTTAAATCTCGAGAGCAGAAATCAGGGGTGATTGTTAATTCAGAGGCTCAAGATCCAACGCAAAAACGGCGCTATATCTTTGAAGGAACGGCAGAAGAGGAAGAGCTACAATATTTCCAACAAGAAGCCTTAGCAGAAGATCTACGGCTACTCTACGTGGCATTAACAAGGGCAAAATTCCATACCTTTATTGGCTTTAGCCAACAATTAGCCGATAAAGCGCTAGAGAATAGTCCATTAGCCTATCTGATGAATATTACCGGCGATGCACAAGATTTTTATGCCAATTTCAATGAGGCATTGAGCTATTTACCGGTCACTTACGAAGATCTTAAAGCGCCGCTTCATTATAGTGCTCTTGAAGAACAACCTGAATCGCAAATCCCTGCACAATTTACCCGGAAATTGGGGCCCTTGTGGCGCTTTACGAGCTTCTCAAATCTCTCTTATCAACTGAAGTGGAACCATTTTACGCCGATGTTAGCCGATGAGAAAGAGATTGAATCGGAAACGGATGAGCTAACGTTGTTAGAGGAAGAATGGGGTACGAGTGACGGAGCATTAACAGATTTATCCGCTATTGCTGAAAGTCCCATTGCCGAAACACCTATGGCTGAAAGCCTGTTTCCTAAAGGAGCAGTGACAGGGAACTTTATTCATCTTCTTTTAGAGCGATTTACGCCGGAAGAGTTAGAGAATCCAAAGCTATTAGAGCGACAAGTGACGCGTCATTTTGCCCATTTGGTGCCGGAAGAGCGTTTGCCGGGATTGGTAGTTGAATTACAACATTGGCTACAACATATTTTTGATGCAAGTTTGCCAATCGAGAGCAATCTACGGCAGATCTTATCAGGTTCTCGTAATGTGAAAGAGCTTGAATTTATGTTTCCTATTCGCACCTTATTAACCGCCCAAAAACTCAATGCTATTTTAAATCGTTATATCCCAAGAACAGAGGCCGAATCCCTCTCTTTTGAGGAGATGCGGGGCTTCTTGCGTGGGTTTATCGATCTCTTTTTTGAGGTAGATGGCCGTTACTATGTGGCGGATTATAAGAGTAATACCTTAGCGCCGACAAAGGCAGGATATGATGAAACGGCGATGTTACATTCCATTAAACACGCCCATTATGATCTGCAATATCTGATCTATACGGTGGCAATGGTGAAATTTCTGCAAAATCAACAGCCTGATTTTGATTATGAGCGTGATTTTGGTGGCGTATTCTACTTTTATCTACGGGGAATGGAAGCCGGTGACACAACCGGGATCTACTATGTAAAACCCGATTATAGTGTGATTGCAGAGCTTTTAGCACTATTTGGTGAAGCGGCGTCAGAGGAAGTGGCGTAG
- the tehB gene encoding tellurite resistance methyltransferase TehB has product MTNDKLATESTAKPKEYYHEQYGLTLPHSDVVSLVEQYQIAPCKTLDLGCGQGRNSLYLAERGFELTSVDLNQMSIDGLIEIAAKEGLRNIQAQAYDINQAAISERYDLIISTVVLMFVQQDRIEAIIENMQAQTNVGGYNLIVSAMSTAAYPFDGFPCTFAEGQLSGLYQDWKMLHYDENVGELHRLDADGNRMKLQFATILAQKVA; this is encoded by the coding sequence ATGACGAACGACAAATTAGCAACAGAATCAACCGCTAAGCCCAAAGAATATTACCACGAGCAATATGGTTTAACGCTGCCTCATAGCGATGTTGTGAGTTTAGTGGAGCAGTACCAGATTGCGCCTTGTAAAACCTTAGATCTAGGCTGTGGACAAGGGCGAAATAGCCTCTATCTTGCAGAGCGTGGGTTTGAGCTCACTTCGGTCGATCTTAATCAGATGTCGATCGATGGTTTAATTGAGATCGCCGCGAAAGAGGGGCTTCGTAATATTCAAGCGCAGGCATACGATATTAATCAAGCGGCCATTAGCGAGCGGTATGATCTGATTATCTCTACAGTCGTTTTAATGTTTGTGCAGCAAGATCGTATTGAAGCGATTATTGAGAATATGCAAGCGCAGACGAATGTGGGCGGTTATAACCTCATTGTGTCGGCAATGTCGACAGCGGCGTACCCTTTTGATGGATTTCCTTGCACCTTTGCTGAAGGACAATTATCAGGGCTCTATCAAGATTGGAAGATGTTGCATTATGATGAAAATGTCGGAGAACTTCATCGGTTAGATGCTGATGGCAACCGAATGAAACTACAATTTGCGACTATTTTGGCACAAAAAGTAGCGTAA
- the recD gene encoding exodeoxyribonuclease V subunit alpha, with amino-acid sequence MGDMSGIALALESARSALGAALQSYRREMAETAAEKLQKGKSQKEKSQKEKSQKERTIEQHFNAYLQLLTERRYFSHIDLYFSDFISQKQDLPLIERLQYRFLLLLLSRAYGYGHTALPFHYLYQPHKWFNENDDLDRISVIEDFLQFLFQVSLQDDLDRDDQDHRDSDNESIKIHSSLKDCWQPIFAVIQAPIIVTHNGLYLDRNYAQESEIVEFFGSPHAVQLSNEQEAFLRARLDQYFGISDEVNWQKVAAANALLNRVSVISGGPGTGKTTTVFKILQTLIDQHYWQSEADTPFSILLAAPTGKAAARLSESILGQMRKLQERYAESEGDQRIAFERQLALIPTKGQTLHRLLMIHPFTQQAQFHQNNPLNFDLLIVDEASMIDQKMLVQLIRALPENGQIIFLGDKDQLASVEAGAIMHELCVSENYSESHFNALSTLMSERLPKETLVNARMPSFNYLSFLKQSYRFDANSALGQLAKIINNQANTDRDWQWHTIQGLLKKAEKSALNGGKALLTLTDLPMENRLFESKIQEAFAPYLAQLQTGKGASFASETFKVFTQIGVLSARRTGEYGAVRLNQQIREILFPQLAHYNFFHGLPIMVTQNSAENQLFNGDVGLILRDEKGELRAYFEGVGEARAFSIHALPKFEPAFAMTIHKSQGSEFTKVLLFLGAEGSPFLTKELFYTGITRAKEAVDLFAGTPAILSALSGRVDRFSFIHQRLKAMQ; translated from the coding sequence ATGGGGGATATGAGTGGAATAGCGTTGGCGCTAGAGAGTGCAAGATCCGCTTTAGGGGCGGCATTGCAATCCTATCGGCGTGAGATGGCGGAAACAGCAGCGGAGAAGTTGCAAAAAGGGAAGTCACAAAAAGAGAAGTCACAAAAAGAGAAGTCACAAAAAGAGCGGACAATTGAGCAACATTTTAATGCCTATCTGCAACTATTGACGGAGCGCCGTTACTTTTCTCATATCGATCTCTACTTCTCTGATTTCATCTCACAAAAGCAAGATTTACCGTTGATTGAACGGTTACAATATCGCTTTCTGCTTCTGTTATTAAGCCGTGCTTATGGCTATGGGCATACGGCGTTGCCTTTTCACTATCTCTATCAGCCACATAAATGGTTTAATGAAAATGATGATCTTGATCGAATCTCTGTGATTGAAGATTTCTTGCAGTTCTTGTTTCAGGTGTCACTGCAAGATGACCTCGATCGAGATGATCAAGATCATCGAGATTCGGATAATGAATCAATAAAGATCCACTCTTCATTAAAGGATTGTTGGCAACCGATTTTCGCAGTCATCCAAGCGCCGATTATTGTTACTCACAATGGACTCTATCTTGATCGCAATTATGCCCAAGAGAGTGAAATTGTTGAATTTTTTGGAAGCCCGCACGCAGTTCAGTTGAGTAATGAGCAAGAGGCTTTCTTACGCGCTCGATTAGATCAATATTTTGGCATCAGTGATGAAGTTAATTGGCAAAAAGTAGCGGCGGCGAATGCGCTTCTTAATCGTGTCTCGGTGATCTCAGGCGGACCTGGAACTGGAAAAACAACCACCGTCTTTAAAATCTTACAAACCTTAATTGATCAACATTATTGGCAGTCAGAAGCGGACACGCCTTTCTCTATTTTATTAGCAGCCCCTACCGGTAAGGCGGCGGCGCGTCTATCTGAATCGATCTTAGGACAGATGCGGAAACTTCAAGAGCGCTATGCCGAGAGTGAGGGCGATCAACGCATCGCTTTTGAACGGCAATTAGCGCTCATTCCCACCAAAGGGCAGACACTTCATCGTCTTTTAATGATTCATCCTTTTACTCAGCAAGCGCAATTTCATCAAAATAATCCGCTCAATTTTGATCTCTTGATTGTCGATGAAGCCTCGATGATTGATCAGAAGATGTTAGTACAACTCATCCGTGCATTGCCGGAGAATGGTCAGATTATCTTTTTAGGCGATAAAGATCAGCTTGCTTCAGTGGAAGCCGGAGCGATTATGCACGAGTTATGTGTCTCTGAAAATTATTCTGAATCCCACTTTAATGCACTCTCAACCTTAATGAGTGAGCGACTGCCTAAAGAGACGCTTGTGAATGCAAGAATGCCGAGCTTTAATTATCTGAGCTTCTTAAAGCAGAGTTACCGTTTTGATGCAAATTCAGCCCTTGGGCAATTAGCGAAGATTATTAATAATCAGGCAAATACCGATCGAGATTGGCAATGGCATACGATTCAGGGATTACTTAAAAAGGCAGAAAAATCGGCATTGAATGGGGGCAAGGCGCTATTAACCCTAACCGATTTGCCGATGGAGAATCGCCTCTTTGAATCGAAAATTCAAGAGGCTTTCGCACCCTATCTCGCACAGCTTCAAACCGGGAAAGGTGCGAGTTTTGCGAGCGAAACATTTAAAGTCTTTACGCAAATTGGTGTACTTTCGGCAAGACGAACGGGGGAATATGGGGCTGTTCGGCTTAATCAGCAGATTCGGGAGATTCTCTTTCCACAATTAGCGCACTATAATTTCTTTCACGGATTACCCATTATGGTGACACAAAATAGTGCAGAAAATCAGCTCTTCAATGGCGATGTGGGGCTTATTTTAAGAGATGAGAAAGGAGAGCTTCGAGCCTATTTTGAAGGCGTGGGAGAAGCGCGTGCTTTTTCGATTCACGCCTTGCCGAAATTTGAACCCGCCTTTGCGATGACGATTCATAAATCACAAGGCAGTGAGTTTACCAAAGTCTTGCTCTTTTTAGGGGCGGAAGGTTCGCCATTTTTGACCAAAGAGCTCTTCTATACGGGCATTACGCGCGCGAAAGAAGCGGTGGATCTCTTTGCCGGAACGCCGGCGATTCTCTCGGCGCTTTCGGGGCGCGTTGATCGCTTTAGCTTTATTCATCAACGCTTGAAAGCAATGCAATAA
- a CDS encoding NAD(P)-dependent oxidoreductase codes for MKQATHNALNILYLTENGRGFDRWQAMFAKRHLNNNLNTNTEITLNLINYQDITDIEQFDFAGIDVVLAWKPPRGIFPRLTHLKLIQSLGMGVDHLFACPDLPSEVPIARIIDQDMITQMEEYCLYGTLTAFRQFQRYQKQQQESFWQPLPRHRHSEFQIGILGLGELGLSVAKRLYQNGFTALRGWARSEKSIDFLKSFAGESTLDQFASELDLLICLLPLTPETRGILNGSLFAQLKQGAYLINPARGDHLIETDLLSAIDQGQLSGALLDVFSTEPLPENHPFWHSSELIITPHVAASTNPDTATTQVLENITRVIAGELPHNIINPQRGY; via the coding sequence ATGAAACAAGCCACTCACAATGCGTTAAATATTCTCTATCTTACCGAAAATGGCCGGGGATTTGATCGCTGGCAGGCGATGTTTGCGAAGCGCCATCTCAATAATAATCTCAATACCAATACCGAGATAACACTGAATTTAATTAATTATCAAGATATTACCGATATCGAGCAATTTGATTTTGCCGGCATTGATGTGGTGCTTGCTTGGAAACCGCCTCGGGGAATCTTTCCACGTCTAACCCATCTTAAACTCATTCAATCCTTAGGAATGGGCGTTGACCATCTCTTTGCGTGCCCTGATTTGCCGTCAGAAGTTCCTATTGCGCGCATTATCGATCAAGATATGATCACCCAAATGGAAGAGTATTGCTTATATGGCACACTCACTGCTTTCCGGCAATTTCAACGTTATCAAAAACAGCAACAAGAATCCTTTTGGCAACCGCTTCCCCGTCATCGTCATTCAGAGTTTCAAATTGGAATTTTAGGCTTAGGGGAACTGGGATTATCGGTCGCTAAAAGACTCTATCAAAATGGTTTCACAGCGCTAAGAGGCTGGGCGAGAAGTGAAAAATCGATCGATTTTCTCAAGAGCTTCGCCGGCGAATCCACACTAGATCAGTTCGCCTCCGAACTTGACCTTCTGATCTGCCTATTGCCCTTAACGCCGGAAACGCGAGGGATTTTAAATGGATCACTCTTTGCCCAACTCAAACAAGGGGCTTATCTCATTAATCCTGCGCGCGGGGATCATCTTATTGAAACCGATCTCCTCTCAGCCATCGATCAGGGGCAACTCTCCGGCGCGCTTCTTGATGTCTTCTCTACAGAACCCTTGCCGGAAAATCATCCTTTTTGGCATTCTTCCGAGCTGATTATTACGCCCCACGTTGCTGCCTCAACTAACCCTGATACCGCGACAACGCAAGTATTAGAGAATATTACCAGAGTGATCGCCGGCGAATTACCTCACAATATTATCAATCCACAACGAGGTTATTAA